The Rosa chinensis cultivar Old Blush chromosome 7, RchiOBHm-V2, whole genome shotgun sequence DNA segment GGGTGCTGATCAAAGAGTGGAGCTACCGGGTGATTATAAGGTTCGTCATTTGACCTTAATAAATGTACATGAAGGTCAACTTCCTACTTCATTTGACAAGTGCAAAAATGTGCGAACCCTCACACTCCTTGATTCAAGCATTACAACCATAAGCCCCGGTTCAATTATGCAAATGAAATGCCTTAGGACATTGAATTTGAGTGGTAACTGGACATCCCCTAGCATGCTCAATGAACTTCCAAAAGAGATTGGTAAATTGATTCATTTGAGATATATGAATTTGTCTTATAGTGGTAATTTGAAAGAATTACCGGATGCTGTGTGTGATTTATACAATCTACAAACTCTGGACGTTTCGTGGTGTGGTCAACTTGAGAAACTACCCAAGGCAATGGGAAAGTTGATTAACTTGAAGCATCTATATGTTTACTGTTGTGAGCAACTTGAAGCATCTATAAGTTGATTAACTTACCGAAAGGGATTGGGAGTTTGAAAAGTCTGCAAGTACTAGACTGGTTTTATGTATgtgagggtgatgatgatgaagcaTTGAAATTAGGAGATCTCGGAATCATGGACCAGCTTCAGGGGAGCCTTTCTATAGCATTTTTGGGGAATAAGGATGATGCGAGTGAGATTGAGAAAGCACAGTTGGGGAATAAGGAGCACCTCTCCGAATTGCGAGTAATTTTCCAGGAAGGAGATGAAGAGCAGAGAAAAGGTGATGAAGAAATAGTGAAAGCATTGCAACCACATCAAAATTTGGAATCTTTATCCATTTTGTATTGCCAAATTGGCACCACCGAGTCTCTCTATTGGATCAAGTCTTTACGCAATTTGAGAAAACTTAATCTCCTTGACTGGAGATTTTGTGAATTTTTGCCTCCTCTTGGAAAATTGCCATCGCTTGAAATTCTGGAGATAGACGGGATGAAGAAAGTGAAAACGGTGGGAGTTGAATTTCTGggaatagaagaagaagaagtctcAAGAGATCTATTCCCCAAATTGAAACGACTTGAATTTAGATTCATGGAGAACTGGGAAGAGTGGGCCTTTGTTTCTGAAATCACAATAATGCCACGCCTTTCTGAGTTGCGAATTGTTCGGTGCCCAAAGCTAAAAGCACTGCCAGAGTTCCTCTACAAGATAACGGAACTGCGTACTTTGGAGATCAGGGATTGTGACATTCTGGAAGGAGAATACAAAAAGGACGTGGGGAAGGAGTGGCACAACATTTCTCACATCCCAAACCTCACAATCCAATCTGGAAGGAACTGAACAGGTATCGATCACCAAATGCAAATTCTGAATGAATTTTTTATTCTGAAAAGTTATGTTGTGTTCTCACTTGAAGGGTGTTCTTTAGATACACTTGAGGACCGCATTGAAGCTTCTAGGACTAAGAATGTCATTGGAGTTGTCAAGCTGTTGAAGCTCTCTAGATAGGTATGCTAACTAAATACACCTCAATATCATTCCTCTGCTTTCTCTCCCCCTTAGATCAAATCTtcaagctttttttttctttatattcaTGTCTCTTTTCTGACTCCTTATGCcgagatgaaaaagaaaattttgaccTTAAACTGTTACAGCTAATTGATATCGAAACTGCTTGTTCTTCTCAGCAAAGGTCGTCACtgaattaacttgtgaagttggAGTTCATCCAATCTGACGTGCTTATGCAACATGTTGGGATATGGACTATTCTTCAGTCGCTTAAATGTTTCATAGGTATAAGTTGCATTATGTTATGTTGTATATAGCAGCTGCATTATGATATATTGTAATGTTTCAAGATAGAACAATATTTGCACGctaaaatgtcacattagagtagtaaaggaaaggaaaatctGTATAACTTGGTGGAAGGGCACTTACAGTATTGGGTGAACTACTTGCTAATTCACAATTTTTATATCTACCGGAGTTGGTTGTTAATTTGTTGAACTGCCCAAATGTTAAAGTCCAGGTGGAGAAATGAATTTATTTAGATGAACACATTCTATGCAGGATGGAATATGTATCAGGCGGAAGTTCACCACAAAGGAAATTCCGTATGCATTTGACTGATTGAAGTGACCCTTAACTCAATAATTTATCAGTATCTTAAGCAATCCAATGTACGTAATACTTAAGGCTTGAAATTATGCACTTCTGGTTGTGAAACTAAATTGACTAGTTTTGATATCTAATTTCCATGGCATGGGTTTCTGTGTCTTAGGAGGAAGCTTTTTGTGAAATGAACCTTAATGCTGATTGGGATTTGGTAAATGGGAGTTGAAAGATTTTGTAATAATAAACATGGAGCCCGATAAATGGTGTAAACTCAGACTTGAAAGATTTATTGGATGATTCGCTGCCCAAATACAAATCTCCATGGAACTGAACAGGTATCAGCAAATGCAAATTCTGAATGAATCTTTACATTTAGTATGAATTATTTGAAGATAATCTAGTTTATAGATTACTACTCTAATTTCGTATTTTTTTGCTATAAATTTCCATTCAGGTATTCATATTGTTGGATTTCAACTACTTTGCAAGTACAGTTTGGTGTTTGAAGCTTGGTAAGTGTATTTTACTAAGGGAAGGAATTTGAAGTTGCTGAATCAGTTCAAGGTAATGGTGGTTCAGAAGTTGGAGCTGCATGATTCTGTTGGAGTggtgagttttctttccttgtaaTTGTTATCTCATGTATCTGATATTTTTCTGCTTATTTTAGATTTTTATGACCGTGTCCTTATAAAAATTTTCTTCCTTGTATCCTTATAAAATTTTACCTTCCGTGTATCATATATTCAACCGGACATGAAGTTGAGTGAGTAACATTACATATATACTTTGTGTAATTGAGCCTCATGAATACAAAGATATATAAATCCGGGGTATCATACTTGGGTTTCACATATATACTTTGTGCATCATAAGACTTTTGATTATGTAGTCTTTGTAAAGTTTTACTGAAACGTTCTGCTTACTGAACAGAGATATGAAATAATGGGGAAGGAACAAGAAATGATTTGCATGTGTGAAAAGGCTGAATGCCAGAATGTTCAATATGGATGAAAGAATTATGGTCTTTGTTCATGTATGATCAACTTTCTATTACTTCGATAGCTAAAAGCTATACAATCTTATAATAGCTATGAACATATTTTGAACTGTTGCATGTGTTCAGAAGGCAGAGTGTTGATGATAAAGTTCAGAGATGAGGACATATGACATATAGCATAATAGTCTCAACTTGTTGAATGAGAGCTGGACTTCAATGCAGCCTTTTATATACTTAAACTAGTATATGATATGCATCTATCAAACATTTTGTACATTCATTTTAGTAGGAGTGATTCTTGTATTTTGTATTTGAGGCTCATTTCTGCTGTAATTGAGATACTGAGGTTGTAGGCTTTATGCAGAGTAAAAGGAGATTGCTTGTGGCTCATAGTGACATGTTGGAGTGGAATGATAAGCTTTTCAAGGGATTACTAATTTGTAAGTCCCTTATTCTTATATTCTTATTTCTGCTGGGAACGATTATGGATTCTTAAATGGTTGATTAATTACTTGGAACTCCAATGAAACCTAAGTCTTGATATATGAATTTGATAGTCAAACGGATTTAACAATCTGTCTGGAAATTTATTTCAACAGCTTGAGAGTATATTAAAGTCCTATATGTGTATTCTCCAAACTACATTATACTAATGTTCTTATTTCAAATTGGAGAAAAGTTGTAATAAGATATATAGACTCAGCCCTCAATGCAAGACCACCCCACAGGGACCTGTTCTGACTAAAAGTTTCTGAAGACTCCTGTCTAGAGACTTAGAGAGTTCCATGCTAATTACATATAAGAATTTGAGTACTGAAATCTGTTGGTTTTCTTTTATATAGGAAGCCTTGAACTTACAGTACAAGTGTACAACCAAGGTTACAGTAAAACCATGCTATTCATGATTCCCTTGAATTATTGTAGTGGCAGATGGGGTTCCTATCTTCTGGGTTGGAAATTACCATATATTAATTGAAGAGGAATTTCTTGCAAGTAAAAACTTGTGTGCTTCCTGAGTCAATGCATGTGGAAAATGTCATCTATATTTTTCTTTAGGGTTGAAAAAGTCCTATATATTACAATGTGAAACTAGTCCTGACCTCCTTCTAGActctggtggtggtggtggttgtatCTCTCACTTTATGCAGTGTCTCTGCATAGAATCCAATGCTCTAATTCCATTAGtagtcttgtttttttttttttcaaggttaagttaattaattagtaaattACCTGCTCTTTGGTTGTTAGAACATGGGCTTTAGCTCAGCAGTTTCAACAGCCAATCCGCACCATGTGATTTATTTCTCCAATGCAGAAATTAGGTATATAGCAGTGTACTAGGCAGCTAAACCTTAATCCTAGTCTCTCTCATCCATAGTTTTCCATGGtacaaggtatatatatatatatatatatatatatatatatatatatatatatatatatatatatagtttcatGGAACTCCATTGTGTTAAGCCACATGCCTATATACTCTGACCTTGATCAAACTCACTAAATCAGTGGCTTAAagattgtatatatgttttagcTACAGATTGATGTTTTAAAGTTTAGTGTCCAAAGCTTGATAACTACATACTACGATAAAATTTAAAGACAGAAAATCAAGTGAAGGTAAAAGGTGGTTCAGTAATTGGAGCTGCAAGATTATGTATGTATAGTGACTTGTTTCATTCCTTGTACAGTAATTCATGTCTCATGTGTCTCAAATTCTTTTAGCAACAACTTTCTTTTGCTTATGTTCTTCCATCATTTTGATCCCATAATGACTTCTTTTGTTTCATAGTTCCACCAGATACAAAGTTTCATTAGTAACTTAACATTATTATATATCCTTATgcgagaagaaaaagaaaattttgaccataaagTGTTACAGCTAATTGATATCGAAACTGTTTGTTGATCTCAGCAAAGTTCGTGACTGGAATAACCAGTGAAGTAGGAGTTCATCCAATCTGATGTGCTTATGCAATGTGTCAGGGGTATGGAGGTATGGACTATTCTTCGGTAGCTTAAATGTTTCAAAAGTATACAGCAACGTTTCATTATATAGTAATGTTTGAAGTCAGAACAATTGCACACTAAAATGTCTCATTATTTTactaaaggaaaggaaaagctATACATATAACCTAGTTGAAGGGCACTCATTAAGTGAACTGCTTGCTAATTCACAAAATTTACGTCTCATGATTTCAATTTATTAGCCTCTTGGATACAAGAGTTGGTTGTTAATTTGTTGAACTGCCTAAATATTTAATTCCAGGTGGAGAAATGAATCTGACTTTGATGAACACATTCTATGCAGGATAGACTATGTATCATGCGGACTTTCACCATGAAGGAAATTTGGTATGCATTTGACCGATTGAAGTGACCCTCAACTCAATATGTTTTCATCATCTTATGCAATCCAATGTACGTAATACTTAAAAGGCCTGAAATTATGCAGTTTCTAGTTGTGAAATTAGATTGACTAGGGTTGACATCTAATTTCTAGGGCAAGGGTTTTCGTGTCTTAGGCGGAAGTTTTTTGTGAAATCGAAGTTAATGTTGACTGGGATTTGATTGGTGAATGGGATTTGGAAGATCTTGTATAATCTGAATCTAAACAATAAACATGGAGCCTGAATCTTGTAAAATCTGAGAGATTTATTGGACATCCTCTAGTAGCAAATCCTGCCACCTCACCATCATCAAAGGTAGTGGTCTACATCCATTGTGTTAAGCTGCACCTGCCTTGATTGAGAACTATGGCTCTAACGTTGCAAATttacacacacaaacacacacacacacacacacatatatataatattcttGTTACAGGTTTTTGTTAAAAGTTCAGTGTCCGAAACTGATAAGTGTTTTACAAGGATACGGGATTTGAAGATGCAAAATCAGTTGAAGTTAAAGGTGGTTCAATAACTGGAGCTACAGGATTCTGTTGAGTGGTGAGTAGTTTTTGTTCCTTGTAATTGGATACTCCAAGATTATGAAGAATGAAATTCACAATCCCTAATTTGCAATCCACACTCCTTTCCTTTTGCGTTTAAATTCttacaaaaagacaaaatttaaggtactaaaaaatgaaacatggagtgtggattgtaaaatttaTTTTGCTTCTTTGTATCAAATATCATATGGAACTTTAAGTTCTTTAATTTGAAACTGGTACTGATTTCTAGGGACCTTTGGTGTTAACTGTTATTGATTATTTGATTGTTAATGTCCCCTGCTTTCCCTCTTCATAAGATCAGATATTAAAGCTTTTGTATATTATACTGAATCACTGATGTCTATTTCT contains these protein-coding regions:
- the LOC112178164 gene encoding putative disease resistance RPP13-like protein 1, with translation MDQLQGSLSIAFLGNKDDASEIEKAQLGNKEHLSELRVIFQEGDEEQRKGDEEIVKALQPHQNLESLSILYCQIGTTESLYWIKSLRNLRKLNLLDWRFCEFLPPLGKLPSLEILEIDGMKKVKTVGVEFLGIEEEEVSRDLFPKLKRLEFRFMENWEEWAFVSEITIMPRLSELRIVRCPKLKALPEFLYKITELRTLEIRDCDILEGEYKKDVGKEWHNISHIPNLTIQSGRN